From the genome of Anopheles moucheti chromosome 3, idAnoMoucSN_F20_07, whole genome shotgun sequence, one region includes:
- the LOC128303513 gene encoding lariat debranching enzyme, with product MKIAIEGCAHGELEKIYDLIGSIQQEQNITVDLLICCGDFQSTRNLQDLQCMAVPQKHLDMCSFYKYYSGEKKAPILTIFIGGNHEASNYLQELPYGGWVAPNIFYLGYAGVVDCNGVRIGGISGIYKGHDFLKGRFEFPPYDEASKRSVYHQRQIDVFRLKQLSPTVDVMLSHDWPRAITKYGDETQLLRFKPAFREDIESNRLGSAPCENLLQKLQPPYWFAAHLHCKFAALVPHSKEKSTKFLALDKCLPKRRFLQILDIATELGDKKVEDGNVSPIRLKYDLEWLTILNLTNHLISIRSTNGYMPGEGTDERSNFTPSEEEKAKMLERFDNDLTIPDNFVRIAESYQPDEEGAMDMRSVEQPRAFLNPQTTSFCDKLNIDDPLRLAMLMTGHKLNTSTFVDQQPKQEAATRGSSKVSNADELDVDDDDDDTEDEDNVRKQESVDAQNSSEHPQTPVQAKLSLSALLPQPKWRQQDSHDSDLSTTFNDSTPNCSVASNPTPQKMADHSTSILSEPGLAVDDLNLSSPRTQTEAETTEQDNPPVKKFKRRNQTIYTQDESD from the exons GAAACATTTGGATATGTGTAGTTTCTACAA GTATTACAGTGGCGAAAAGAAGGCTCCTATCTTAACGATCTTCATCGGAGGTAATCATGAAGCGTCCAACTATCTGCAGGAATTACCCTACGGTGGATGGGTAGCGCCAAACATTTTCTACCTAGGTTATGCTGGCGTTGTCGATTGCAACGGCGTCCGAATCGGCGGCATTTCAGGCATCTACAAGGGGCACGACTTTCTAAAGGGTCGATTTGAATTTCCACCCTACGATGAGGCGAGCAAGCGAAGTGTTTACCATCAGCGTCAGATCGATGTGTTTCGCTTGAAGCAATTATCACCGACCGTCGATGTGATGCTTTCGCATGATTGGCCCCGTGCCATCACCAAATACGGCGACGAAACGCAGCTGCTGCGCTTTAAACCTGCGTTCCGGGAGGACATTGAGAGTAACAGGTTGGGCAGTGCACCGTGCGAAAATTTGCTACAGAAGCTACAACCACCGTACTGGTTTGCGGCCCATTTACACTGCAAATTTGCAGCCCTGGTACCACATTCCAAGGAGAAATCCACCAAATTTTTAGCCCTGGACAAATGTCTTCCGAAaagacggtttttgcaaatTCTGGACATTGCTACGGAACTGGGCGACAAAAAGGTGGAAGATGGCAATGTATCCCCCATACGGTTGAAGTACGATCTTGAATGGTTAACGATATTAAACCTTACGAACCATCTCATAAGCATCCGGTCCACGAACGGTTACATGCCCGGTGAGGGAACTGACGAGCGATCCAACTTCACACCTTCCGAGGAGGAAAAGGCGAAAATGTTGGAACGGTTCGACAATGATCTCACTATTCCGGATAATTTTGTTCGAATAGCCGAATCGTATCAACCGGACGAAGAAGGTGCGATGGATATGCGATCAGTCGAGCAACCGCGAGCGTTTTTAAATCCCCAGACAACTTCATTTTGTGACAAGCTAAACATTGATGATCCGTTACGACTTGCTATGCTCATGACGGGCCACAAGCTTAATACGTCCACTTTTGTCGATCAACAGCCAAAACAAGAAGCAGCCACAAGAGGATCGTCGAAAGTTTCTAATGCAGATGAACTTGATgtcgacgatgatgatgatgatactgAGGATGAGGATAACGTTCGAAAGCAAGAATCTGTCGATGCACAAAATTCGTCTGAACATCCCCAGACCCCAGTACAAGCGAAACTATCACTGTCTGCTCTATTGCCACAACCGAAATGGAGACAACAGGATTCACACGATTCAGACCTGTCGACAACGTTTAACGATTCCACACCGAACTGCAGTGTCGCAAGCAATCCAACTCCACAAAAAATGGCTGACCATAGTACATCCATTCTTTCGGAACCTGGTCTCGCAGTGGACGATCTTAATTTGTCCAGCCCACGAACACAAACGGAAGCGGAAACCACCGAGCAGGACAATCCACCCGTCAAGAAGTTCAAGCGGAGAAATCAAACGATCTACACACAGGACGAGAGCGATTGA
- the LOC128303432 gene encoding ribosome biogenesis regulatory protein homolog: protein MDIVKEVLEKQQQNLQKYKPITVEKTLEPTVDVGHMMVSDPNYFDEEQMKVDREKYVLELTRDNVQLLINSIWQLPTERVDESIVAKLPPAKVPLPRARKLPVPKPLTKWEEFAKKKGIKKRPREKKVFDPVLDKWVPTYGYQRYKAEKEKDWVLEVPQNDPYRDMFKEKRDLRIERVAKNEVARMKNIARAKKIATPRTGFVGPESASAKQLITASNIVKASTASVGVFQESLPNEKQARGIGVKELMPGEKRRKKSSSIAGEKRRNMEIATKVLNKKPKIDIDRAISLQKSEARAEREAAEANDEGPRKKGAKKGGKKSKGFSRKKPKGGQGKRNHNKRTVGRKRR from the exons ATGGATATCGTAAAGGAGGTACTAgaaaaacagcagcaaaattTGCAAAAGTACAAACCGATCACGGTAGAAAAAACGTTGGAACCAACCGTCGACGTGGGCCACATGATGGTGAGCGATCCGAACTACTTCGACGAGGAACAGATGAA AGTGGACCGTGAGAAGTATGTACTAGAATTGACCCGTGATAATGTGCAGCTGCTGATCAACAGTATCTGGCAACTGCCGACCGAGCGAGTTGATGAATCGATCGTTGCTAAGCTGCCACCAGCGAAGGTTCCGTTGCCGCGTGCCCGCAAACTTCCCGTCCCGAAACCGCTTACCAAGTGGGAAGAGTTTGCCAAAAAGAAGGGCATCAAAAAGCGTCCCCGCGAGAAGAAGGTGTTCGATCCGGTGCTGGACAAATGGGTGCCGACGTACGGGTACCAGCGGTACAAGGCGGAAAAGGAGAAGGATTGGGTGTTGGAGGTACCACAGAACGATCCCTACCGGGACATGTTCAAGGAAAAGCGCGATCTACGCATCGAGCGTGTAGCTAAGAATGAAGTGGCCCGTATGAAGAACATTGCCCGAGCGAAGAAAATCGCTACACCCCGGACGGGTTTCGTTGGTCCCGAGTCAGCATCAGCGAAACAG CTCATTACTGCGTCCAACATCGTTAAGGCCTCGACAGCATCGGTGGGAGTATTCCAAGAATCGTTGCCAAACGAGAAACAGGCCCGAGGTATCGGTGTGAAGGAGTTGATGCCGGGTGAAAAGCGCCGAAAGAAGAGCTCATCGATTGCCGGAGAAAAACGGCGTAATATGGAAATAGCGACTAAGGTGTTGAACAAGAAGCCGAAGATCGACATCGATCGGGCGATTTCGTTGCAGAAATCAGAAGCGCGAGCAGA GCGCGAAGCGGCAGAAGCAAATGATGAAGGCCCGAGGAAGAAGGGTGCAAAGAAGGGCGGAAAGAAATCGAAAGGTTTTAGCCGCAAGAAGCCAAAGGGTGGCCAAGGTAAACGGAATCACAACAAGCGGACCGTCGGTCGGAAACGTCGTTAG
- the LOC128304000 gene encoding mitochondrial thiamine pyrophosphate carrier-like — MDRGKHSDTRYAGLAGGLTGCITRFICQPLDVLKIRLQLQVEPIKTGSTQSKYRSIAQTVACIYREEGLLAFWKGHNPAQVLSLVYGVAQFSFYERFNRILRDVPLLEGHDQGRQFLCGACSGSFAALTIMPLDVIRTRLVSQDPGRGYQNALQGLGSIYRHEGFRGLYRGVGPAMLQIAPLAGGQFMFYNLFGTIVKRLEGLSPEAQLPSGELFVCGGLAGFCTKLLVYPLDLTKKRLQIQGFAQSRQTFGQHFVCRHMIHCLVQVGRGEGLRGLYKGLLPSLLKAGCTSAFYFTIYDTLLLLFNSERSFK; from the coding sequence ATGGACCGTGGAAAGCACAGTGACACCCGGTATGCAGGATTGGCCGGTGGATTAACGGGCTGCATAACACGCTTCATCTGTCAGCCGCTCGATGTGCTCAAGATTCGGCTCCAACTGCAGGTGGAACCGATAAAGACCGGCTCTACCCAGTCCAAGTATCGCTCGATCGCACAAACGGTCGCCTGTATCTATCGCGAGGAAGGACTGCTGGCCTTCTGGAAGGGCCACAATCCGGCCCAAGTGCTATCGCTCGTGTACGGTGTAGCGCAATTTTCCTTCTACGAACGGTTCAACCGAATACTGCGCGATGTTCCACTGCTGGAAGGACACGATCAGGGACGACAGTTTCTGTGCGGCGCATGCAGTGGTTCGTTTGCCGCGCTCACTATCATGCCGCTGGACGTGATACGAACGAGGCTCGTTTCACAGGACCCTGGTCGGGGATACCAAAACGCTCTGCAGGGACTAGGATCGATCTACCGCCACGAAGGTTTCCGTGGACTGTACCGTGGTGTAGGTCCAGCCATGTTACAGATTGCTCCACTCGCCGGTGGTCAGTTTATGTTTTACAATCTGTTCGGTACGATCGTGAAGCGTTTGGAAGGATTGTCACCCGAAGCACAGCTACCTTCCGGTGAACTGTTTGTCTGCGGTGGATTGGCCGGTTTCTGTACCAAGCTGCTCGTGTACCCGCTCGATTTGACGAAGAAACGACTACAGATACAGGGATTTGCACAGAGTCGGCAAACATTCGGGCAACACTTTGTCTGCCGCCATATGATTCACTGCCTGGTGCAGGTCGGACGGGGCGAAGGCCTGCGGGGACTGTACAAAGGGCTGCTGCCATCGTTGCTAAAGGCCGGCTGCACATCGGCCTTTTACTTTACCATCTACGACACTCTGTTACTGCTGTTTAACAGTGAACGAAGCtttaaataa
- the LOC128303216 gene encoding 2-aminoethanethiol dioxygenase — MSTLFARVFRQAWATFEHTSASDAKFATNLHALHRLVSQLTLADIGLEPSLVATETFQHPSKAPCTYVGVFENNRFAMSVFVLRENYTMPLHDHPQMHGLLRVVSGAVQICSYSELARRDTVEPKDGTLRRHVLVVAEPEKIISSAAGDCAVLTPTERNFHEITAIGGPAAFFDILSPPYNLSSQPQYFFYRKVPVPRHLAEMEPLGFGGPNTPSAQEDERPRYVLETIPNPEHYYCDTVHYITPEFMYHPEGSTTSDVNV, encoded by the coding sequence ATGAGTACGCTATTTGCACGCGTATTCCGGCAAGCTTGGGCCACGTTCGAGCACACGAGTGCGTCCGATGCTAAGTTTGCCACCAACCTGCACGCACTGCACCGTCTAGTCAGTCAGCTTACACTCGCGGACATCGGTCTGGAACCGTCGCTCGTTGCCACGGAAACATTCCAGCACCCATCCAAAGCGCCCTGCACCTATGTCGGTGTGTTCGAGAACAATCGGTTCGCGATGTCGGTGTTTGTGCTGCGGGAAAACTACACCATGCCGTTGCACGACCACCCACAGATGCACGGACTGCTACGGGTCGTGTCCGGTGCGGTGCAAATCTGCAGCTATAGTGAGCTCGCCCGGCGGGACACGGTCGAACCGAAGGATGGGACCCTCCGACGGCACGTGTTGGTCGTTGCCGAGCCGGAAAAGATTATCAGCTCGGCGGCCGGAGACTGTGCCGTGCTAACGCCGACCGAGCGTAACTTCCACGAGATAACGGCGATTGGCGGACCGGCGGCATTCTTCGACATACTGAGCCCGCCGTACAATCTTTCTAGTCAGCCGCAGTATTTCTTCTACCGGAAGGTGCCCGTACCGCGCCATTTGGCCGAAATGGAACCACTCGGATTCGGTGGCCCAAACACGCCGTCCGCCCAGGAAGATGAGCGACCCCGGTACGTGCTGGAGACGATCCCCAACCCGGAACACTACTACTGTGATACGGTGCATTACATCACACCGGAGTTTATGTACCATCCGGAGGGTAGCACCACGTCGGATGTAAACGTTTAG